In Deltaproteobacteria bacterium, the genomic window CCCTTTTGAGGCGTATCGGGCGATTCGGGATGAACTCAAACAATACAATCCACTTTTTCTAAAGAGACCGGAATTGATTGTGCTCACAAAAGTGGATCGACCGGAGATCAAGGGGCAAATAAAGGTGGTGTCGAATGCTTTTAAGGTGAAGGGAAAGGTGGTTGTTGCCATCTCATCCGCCACCAACGAGGGGCTCCAAGACCTCCTCAAAATGACAGCGGGTCTAATTCAACAGTCCCGTTGAAGAAAAACTTTGCTTCTTCAATCGAGTCTGCTTAGTACAGGCCCATGAAGGGGATTTTTTCTCTCAAAAGTATCGAGTCGATCCTCAAAGAAGTCAGCAGTGGTCAGGCAACCCTTCGCCGGGTCTTGGGTCCCGTTCAATTAACACTCCTCGGTGTGGGGGCAATTATCGGTGCCGGCATTTTTGCGACGATCGGTACCGCGGCGGCAGGCGATGTCCACCGACTTGGCGCCGGACCCGCCCTCATGCTTTCATTTGTCCTGACGGCGATTGCCTGTGGGTTCACCGCCCTCTGTTATGCCGAGTTTGCCTCTATGGTGCCGATCTCCGGCTCGGCCTACACCTATGCCTATGCCACATTGGGCGAAGTCGTCGCCTGGATTATCGGTTGGGACCTGATCATTGAATATGCCGTTGGCAATGTTGCCGTGGCGATCAGCTGGGCCAATTATTTCAAGACCCTCGTCAGGCCGGTCTGGGCAATCCCCGATTGGTTGTCGACCGATTTTACAACGGCCCAGAAGATTCCGGGGCTCATTGAAAATGCCCCTCATTTTTTGGGGATTCCAATCATTTTTAACCTCCTCTCCTTTGGGATTGTTGCCCTGATCACGGTTATTCTTGTCATCGGGATTCGGGAGAGTGCCTGGTTCAACGCCGTCATGGTCATCATCAAACTGGTCGTCCTGAGTTTTTTTGCCGTCGTCGGGATGAAATACATGAACACCGACAACTGGCAGCCCTTCATGCCGAACGGATGGGAGGGGGTGGCGTCGGGCGCCGCGGTTATCTTCTTTGCCTACATCGGTTTTGATGCGGTCTCGACGGTGGCAGAGGAGTCTAAAAATCCCCAAAGAGATCTCCCGATCGGGATCATTGCCTCGCTTATCATCTGTACGATTTTTTATATCCTCATTGCCGCCGTCTTCACTGGCATCATCCCGTATCCTGATTTGGCAAAGACACTTTCAACCCAGCAGGCAGAGCCACTTACGCTCGCCTTTGAATATGCCAATATCGGGAAATACAAGGGGCTCTATGTTTTTATTATTGCCTTGGGATCGGTCATTGCCCACACCGCTGTCCTTTTTGTCTTTCAGCTGGGTCAGCCAAGAATCTTTTTTGCGATGGCACGAGACGGGCTTCTCCCCCCCTGGTTTGCCGGGATCCACCCGCGGTTTCGGACCCCTCACGTCACCACGATCCTGACCGGTGTCGGCGTCGGTGTCGCCTCGATGTTTAGCAGCCTTGATGAGATGGTTGACCTGACCAATATCGGCACCCTGTTTGCCTTTATTCTGGTCTGTGTCGGGATCGTCATCCTCCGCGTCAAAGATCCCCGGAGGGAGAGGCCGTTTAAGGTGCCTGGTGGGCTTCTTCTTCCAATCTTGGGGGCGCTCAGTTGTCTCGGTCTTATTTATTACCTGCCCCCCACCTCATGGCTTCGTTTTGCGAGCTGGCTCAATATCGGGCTCGTCATTTATATCTGCTACGGATCGGTTCATAGTCATATTTCGGGAAGGTCCAGGCACAACAATCACCTGGAGCACAAAATTCTCAGCTCTTCGGCCGGCTCCTGGTTGACACTCATTGCGACGACCCTGCTCTTGATGACCCATATCGCTGATCTTGCTCGAGGGAAGGGGGCGTTGCTGACCGAAAACAGTCACACCTCCTGGTGGCTTCTCCTCCCCCTCATTTTAAATAGTGCTATCCTGATCCCAACAATTCTTTGGCGGCTACAAAAGAGCGATCAGCTCTCTGGTGATCTTCTGAGGCGAGCCTCTCGAGGAAAACAGATCGCCTGGGTGACACTGGCCGGGAATCTTTTCTATCTCTGGTATGTTTTTTAAGGTGTTAGATAAAATTCTTTAACAAAGAAATGGCTGGGCCAACTCGAATTCCGTCTGGTGAGAGATAATCTTTTTTACCTGTTGCTGTAATCTGCCAGGCTTCGCATTGTGGAAATTTGGCCCTAAAATATTTTAGGCCTCCCGAAATGTCTGAGTCACTCCACTTGCACTCAATGGCAAGGATCGGTTTTTTGCCCTCTACAATAACAAAATCAACTTCACGACCGTCAATATCTCTAAAATATCTCAATTCGACATTACTTCCTTCGGTGTCCTGCTTGAACTCAACCCATTTTAGAAGGTGCGAGGCAACGAGATTTTCAAATCGATAAGGTAGCTCCGAGACAAGTGTCCAATCAAAATGGTAATGCTTCTGTTCTTTTTTAACGGCTCGGATTTTGGAACTCCCAAAGGGAGAGAGTCTGAAAATGGTATAAAGCCTTTCGAGGATCTGAAGCCATGTGGTGGCCGTTTTGTGACTCACCTGGAGGTCTTCGCGAACGGCATTGATAGAAAGGGGTGAACCAACCAATTCTGGAAGACGAATCATCAGAAGCTCGAGGTTGCCCAGATCCTGAATCCTTTCCAATGAAGTCAAATCTTCTCTGATGAATCTTGTTCGGTATTCTCGTGACCAACGCTTAGCCTCTACTTCTGATCCTGAAAAGAAGGGCTCCGGAAATCCACCTAGTTTGAGAAGGGATTGAAAATCTTCTTCTCTTTCAAGTTTAAGTTCGGCCACTGAAAGGGGGTGCAGTCGCAAATAATGATAACGGCCCTGAAGAGAATCCCCTCCTCTTCGGTAATAATCAAGTCGTGCGCTTCCTGTGACTAAAATCTTCTTCTTTTCACGATGAAGGTCATACAACCCCTTCAGATAGTTTCTCCACGAGCGATACTTATGGACTTCATCAAAAACCCAAAGTGATGTGGGAGGAAGCTCACGTCTCAAAATAAGCTCTCGATGTCCTGGAACATCCCAATTGAGATATCCTGATTGGTCCTCCCCCATGATTTTTAAGGCAACGGTTGTCTTGCCGACCTGGCGTGGTCCCCCCACAAAAACCATCTTGCGTCTTAAATCGGCCTCAATCTGATCTTGAAGGTAACGTTTCTGTAGATTCACAGTCACCAAATGGATAGTACGAGTTTTTTATACCACAGTCAAATTTAATCGCGAGTTTTTTATACTGGTATAAAAATAATTCGCTACGTCGCGTACCCCCGCAAGGTACGGAAAATCCCCTCAAAGAGTACTTTTTCGCACCGCGTGTGGCTTTCAGTCGAGAATAAACACGGAGGTATTGACCTAACAATGTCAGTTGAGAAGTTTATCGGTGGTAATTAAACCGCCTACAGGAGAGGAGCTTAGTCATGATAGCAGATTCAATATTTAGCCCAGGTTCTTTCGGGTTCGTAGAAGACCGAGACCGGTCGTCTAACGCGGCAGTGATTGGTTCCTTTGTTATCATCGCTTGGGGTGGTGAAACTCTCAAGAGGGCCTTCATTCTTGGAGGGTCTGTTCAATTGGGGGCAAGCCTTATTCAAAAGGCGTTATTCTCTCCTTATCCCCCTTTAGAACGAACAGCCGATATTGGCATCGAATCGACTGTTGGGGTGATTGGAGGTGGCTTTTCAGCTATCCTCTTTAAAGGTATCGATTATCTGTTGGTTAAGCCCGTTTTGGATGAGAAGGATACATTTACAATAAGTCAAAGCATTGGTTTGAGTGTCGTTACCTATGCTGCCC contains:
- a CDS encoding amino acid permease, which produces MKGIFSLKSIESILKEVSSGQATLRRVLGPVQLTLLGVGAIIGAGIFATIGTAAAGDVHRLGAGPALMLSFVLTAIACGFTALCYAEFASMVPISGSAYTYAYATLGEVVAWIIGWDLIIEYAVGNVAVAISWANYFKTLVRPVWAIPDWLSTDFTTAQKIPGLIENAPHFLGIPIIFNLLSFGIVALITVILVIGIRESAWFNAVMVIIKLVVLSFFAVVGMKYMNTDNWQPFMPNGWEGVASGAAVIFFAYIGFDAVSTVAEESKNPQRDLPIGIIASLIICTIFYILIAAVFTGIIPYPDLAKTLSTQQAEPLTLAFEYANIGKYKGLYVFIIALGSVIAHTAVLFVFQLGQPRIFFAMARDGLLPPWFAGIHPRFRTPHVTTILTGVGVGVASMFSSLDEMVDLTNIGTLFAFILVCVGIVILRVKDPRRERPFKVPGGLLLPILGALSCLGLIYYLPPTSWLRFASWLNIGLVIYICYGSVHSHISGRSRHNNHLEHKILSSSAGSWLTLIATTLLLMTHIADLARGKGALLTENSHTSWWLLLPLILNSAILIPTILWRLQKSDQLSGDLLRRASRGKQIAWVTLAGNLFYLWYVF
- a CDS encoding ATP-binding protein, encoding MVFVGGPRQVGKTTVALKIMGEDQSGYLNWDVPGHRELILRRELPPTSLWVFDEVHKYRSWRNYLKGLYDLHREKKKILVTGSARLDYYRRGGDSLQGRYHYLRLHPLSVAELKLEREEDFQSLLKLGGFPEPFFSGSEVEAKRWSREYRTRFIREDLTSLERIQDLGNLELLMIRLPELVGSPLSINAVREDLQVSHKTATTWLQILERLYTIFRLSPFGSSKIRAVKKEQKHYHFDWTLVSELPYRFENLVASHLLKWVEFKQDTEGSNVELRYFRDIDGREVDFVIVEGKKPILAIECKWSDSDISGGLKYFRAKFPQCEAWQITATGKKDYLSPDGIRVGPAISLLKNFI